A genomic window from Variovorax paradoxus includes:
- a CDS encoding CHAT domain-containing protein, giving the protein MAWFSRWGWERPARHRAGFAGALGLAGILLLGYGSLASAQQATSAEAAASKMEQARLADTDTLLALTSEGAVLYGQDAVKLSGYQYCSQAVALAEAGEFRQSVRAASKALHLANATNDPNLMAMANRDLAIVYSYSGQLEKAEEFAREALRHQARDPKLVVGPVQKVIGDVRTRRGDFSGAVLSYDEALANSSPRYAPLVQASLVNALIESGDPARAREVLGTMAPPKDAPLTAQLDRTRARLLLAENKPAEARDMYRALTARQVGADTEYYRLWAWDGVARSELALGQKQAAAEAVGRALGDVDKVRAKFRSEEFKMGLFSDLQTVFERGVAVYSDAGDARAAFEVSEHSRSRALLDAVRGRAKINEQAANTVDLATLQRTLAPDERVVQFHSLPDRLVVWVVSSSSITEKTVAVKRDELNELVETFRNSIVRGRRTAITNADKLGAALLGPLGLAPGQRLIVVPHGPLHYLPFQALRLDGRYVIETHPVAVAPSISIAVQLAQRTPRVNASLTAFGNPRIEDKYDLPGAETEVKQLAQLFPRNTVYMGAAATKTQFRDVASRSPLMHVAAHAEADAVDPLYSRILLANEGGKQNFLEAHEILELPMDGTALVTLSACESGLGRIAQGDEVLGFTRSFLSAGSSSLIASLWPVSDDATAVLMSTLYGELAKGRDIQKAMQAGQLAVLKDPKMSHPFFWAPFNLIGNWRLTVGS; this is encoded by the coding sequence ATGGCGTGGTTTTCAAGATGGGGATGGGAGCGCCCTGCACGTCATCGTGCGGGCTTCGCAGGTGCGCTCGGTCTGGCTGGCATTCTTCTCCTGGGCTACGGCTCTTTGGCATCGGCGCAGCAGGCGACGAGCGCCGAAGCCGCGGCCAGCAAGATGGAGCAGGCCCGACTGGCCGACACCGACACCTTGCTGGCATTGACCAGCGAAGGCGCTGTTCTCTATGGGCAGGACGCGGTCAAGCTCTCGGGCTACCAGTACTGCAGCCAGGCCGTTGCGCTGGCCGAGGCCGGCGAGTTTCGCCAGAGCGTGCGCGCCGCGAGCAAGGCGCTGCACCTGGCGAACGCCACCAACGACCCGAACCTGATGGCCATGGCCAATCGCGACCTGGCCATTGTCTACAGCTATTCGGGCCAGCTCGAGAAGGCCGAAGAGTTCGCACGCGAAGCGCTCAGGCACCAGGCGCGCGACCCCAAGCTGGTGGTCGGCCCCGTGCAGAAGGTGATCGGCGACGTGCGCACGCGCCGCGGCGATTTCTCCGGCGCGGTGCTCAGCTATGACGAGGCACTGGCCAACAGCTCGCCGCGCTACGCGCCGCTGGTGCAGGCCTCGCTGGTCAATGCGCTGATCGAATCGGGCGACCCCGCACGGGCACGCGAAGTGCTCGGCACCATGGCGCCGCCGAAGGACGCACCACTCACCGCGCAGCTCGACCGCACCCGCGCCCGCCTGCTGCTGGCCGAGAACAAGCCGGCCGAGGCGCGCGACATGTACCGCGCGCTCACGGCGCGCCAGGTCGGCGCGGACACCGAGTACTACCGTCTCTGGGCCTGGGACGGTGTGGCGCGCAGCGAACTCGCGCTGGGCCAGAAGCAGGCCGCGGCCGAGGCCGTGGGCCGCGCGCTGGGCGATGTCGACAAGGTGCGCGCCAAGTTCCGCAGCGAAGAATTCAAGATGGGCCTGTTCTCGGACCTGCAGACGGTGTTCGAGCGCGGCGTGGCCGTCTACAGCGACGCGGGCGATGCGCGGGCTGCATTCGAGGTGAGCGAGCACAGCCGCTCGCGCGCGCTGCTCGATGCGGTGCGCGGCCGCGCGAAGATCAACGAGCAGGCCGCCAACACAGTCGACCTTGCCACGCTGCAGCGCACGCTGGCGCCCGACGAACGCGTAGTGCAGTTCCACTCGCTGCCCGACCGGCTCGTGGTGTGGGTCGTGAGCTCGAGCAGCATCACGGAGAAGACGGTGGCGGTGAAGCGCGACGAGCTCAACGAGCTGGTCGAGACTTTCCGCAACTCCATCGTGCGCGGCCGCCGCACCGCCATCACCAACGCAGACAAGCTGGGCGCCGCACTGCTCGGGCCGCTCGGCCTGGCACCGGGGCAGAGGCTGATCGTGGTGCCGCACGGGCCCTTGCACTACCTGCCGTTCCAGGCGCTGCGGCTCGACGGCCGCTACGTCATAGAGACGCATCCGGTGGCGGTGGCGCCGTCGATCAGCATCGCGGTGCAGCTCGCGCAGCGCACGCCGCGCGTGAACGCATCGCTCACCGCCTTCGGCAATCCGCGCATCGAGGACAAGTACGACCTGCCCGGCGCCGAGACGGAAGTGAAGCAGCTCGCACAGCTGTTCCCGCGCAACACCGTGTACATGGGCGCGGCCGCCACCAAGACGCAGTTCCGCGACGTGGCCTCGCGCTCGCCGCTGATGCACGTGGCGGCGCATGCAGAGGCGGATGCGGTCGATCCGCTGTACTCGCGCATCCTGCTGGCCAACGAGGGCGGCAAGCAGAATTTTCTGGAGGCTCACGAGATCCTCGAGCTGCCGATGGACGGCACCGCGCTGGTCACGCTGTCGGCCTGCGAATCGGGGCTGGGGCGCATCGCGCAGGGCGACGAGGTGCTGGGCTTCACGCGCTCGTTTCTCTCGGCTGGAAGCTCCAGCCTGATCGCCTCGCTGTGGCCGGTGTCGGACGACGCGACCGCTGTGCTCATGAGCACGCTCTACGGCGAGCTGGCCAAGGGCCGCGACATCCAGAAGGCCATGCAGGCCGGGCAACTCGCTGTATTGAAGGACCCAAAGATGTCCCATCCCTTCTTCTGGGCGCCGTTCAACCTCATCGGCAACTGGCGCCTGACGGTAGGGAGCTGA
- a CDS encoding ShlB/FhaC/HecB family hemolysin secretion/activation protein has translation MNRNRSLALDPRSALRPVAWAAGALVSAMFFMAADRAHAQEQAQAEPQATSANDAGDSTELLPTKDPCGTCDRPLAQATGAVAPQSLPAPPRPTGATFKLNDLRLNGVKALTNEELQTITGPYIGRDVTLTDLEELAKAITARYKERGYFLAQAVVPVQTVRDGIVEISVIEGRLGKVDVVVAPDAPIAESRVRGFLAPLQPGEAVSAPAYERAMLLLSDQPGVKVSSGLQEGAQAGTTDLSVEVAAAPRWAFTAEADNHGTKESGRYRVGGTARWLSPFGIGDNLDMRVMVSDSNALQYGRIAYEAPIGTSGLRAGVGLSRVSYELGGQFVDLDARGRANVLDFSLNYPLIRQRQQNLFLRLGVDVKDLTDELRAADFSSKKRVNGLSLGWTWERRDDLLGGGYWASSGTLYHGNLSIRDPESRDFDRSITGHNTEGGFTKLSFQLSRLQAIVPRHSLYLSVGGQWASKNLDASEKLALGGARAVRAYPSGELLVDQGVIGTVEWRWSLNEELTPFLFYDAAHGKIVRNPTPYDGINSHSLRGYGVGLSWSRPGNFSINATLAWRAGTPPALTDGGGRNPRLYVQLIKAF, from the coding sequence ATGAACAGAAACCGCTCCCTTGCTCTTGATCCGCGCAGCGCGCTGCGTCCCGTTGCCTGGGCCGCCGGCGCGCTGGTGTCGGCCATGTTCTTCATGGCTGCCGATCGCGCGCATGCCCAGGAGCAGGCGCAGGCCGAGCCGCAAGCCACGTCGGCCAACGATGCCGGCGACAGCACCGAACTGCTGCCCACCAAGGACCCCTGCGGCACCTGCGACCGCCCGCTCGCGCAAGCAACCGGCGCCGTCGCACCGCAGAGCCTGCCCGCACCACCACGCCCCACAGGCGCGACATTCAAGCTCAACGACCTGCGGCTCAACGGCGTCAAAGCGCTGACAAACGAAGAGCTGCAGACCATCACCGGCCCCTACATCGGCCGCGACGTCACGCTCACTGACCTCGAAGAACTGGCGAAGGCCATCACCGCCCGCTACAAGGAACGAGGCTATTTCCTCGCGCAGGCCGTGGTGCCCGTGCAGACCGTGCGCGACGGCATCGTCGAGATCAGCGTCATCGAAGGCCGCCTCGGCAAGGTCGACGTGGTGGTTGCGCCCGACGCGCCCATTGCCGAGTCGCGCGTGCGCGGCTTCCTCGCGCCACTGCAGCCCGGCGAGGCCGTGAGCGCGCCGGCTTATGAACGCGCGATGCTGCTGCTGTCGGACCAGCCCGGCGTCAAGGTGTCCTCGGGACTGCAGGAAGGAGCGCAGGCCGGCACCACCGACCTGTCGGTCGAAGTGGCGGCCGCGCCGCGCTGGGCCTTCACGGCAGAGGCCGACAACCACGGCACCAAGGAATCGGGCCGCTACCGCGTGGGCGGCACGGCGCGCTGGCTCAGCCCCTTCGGCATCGGCGACAACCTCGACATGCGCGTGATGGTGTCCGACAGCAACGCGCTGCAATACGGCCGCATTGCCTACGAGGCGCCCATCGGCACCAGCGGGCTTCGCGCGGGCGTCGGCCTGTCGCGGGTGAGCTACGAGCTCGGCGGCCAGTTCGTCGACCTCGATGCACGCGGCCGTGCCAACGTGCTCGATTTTTCGCTCAACTATCCGCTGATCCGCCAGCGCCAGCAGAACCTGTTCCTGCGCCTGGGCGTCGATGTGAAAGACCTTACCGACGAACTGCGCGCAGCCGACTTCAGCTCGAAGAAACGCGTCAACGGCCTGAGCCTGGGCTGGACCTGGGAGCGCCGCGACGATCTGCTGGGTGGCGGCTACTGGGCCAGCTCGGGCACGCTGTACCACGGCAACCTCTCGATCCGCGACCCGGAAAGCCGCGACTTCGATCGCAGCATCACCGGCCACAACACCGAAGGCGGCTTCACCAAGCTGAGCTTCCAGCTCTCGCGCCTGCAGGCCATCGTGCCGCGCCACTCGCTGTACCTGTCGGTGGGCGGGCAATGGGCGAGCAAAAACCTCGACGCCTCGGAAAAACTCGCACTCGGCGGCGCGCGCGCGGTGCGTGCCTACCCCTCGGGCGAACTGCTGGTGGACCAGGGCGTGATCGGCACGGTCGAATGGCGCTGGTCGCTGAACGAAGAGCTCACGCCCTTCCTCTTCTACGACGCCGCGCACGGAAAGATCGTGCGCAACCCGACGCCCTACGACGGCATCAACAGCCACAGCCTGCGCGGCTACGGCGTGGGCCTGAGCTGGTCGCGGCCGGGCAATTTCTCGATCAACGCCACGCTCGCCTGGCGCGCCGGCACGCCGCCCGCGCTGACCGATGGCGGTGGCCGCAACCCGAGGCTGTACGTGCAGCTCATCAAGGCGTTCTGA